Proteins encoded in a region of the Sphingomonas sp. OV641 genome:
- a CDS encoding glycosyltransferase gives MPPDGGRIAIFSHTHPSITSGGAEISAYNLFRGLRDLGWDAILVAACDEDLLDQISLGPDEYALPVRGWLYDHFYHIASGDVRRSLLRLLQEQKVTLFNAHHFLHIGVGAFADIAAAGIDVVVTLHEYLAICHNHGQLVTRQGQMLCQGPSPSSCHKCYPEHSRQQFAVRQQHVEAAFEHVSAFVSPSHFLAEKMVEQCVPHDRITVIENGVLSAPVPEQPRQPHRTWKFGYFGQINPFKGLGVLLDACAILAQDPARAASVRIAVHGHFVGQSSAFIDRFNAAVEAYPFLTYLGPYNNGSVAQLMAACDYVVMPSTWWENSPVVIQEAFAARRPVICTGIGGMAEKVIPGQTGLHFARNDPADLADRIIQASDENLYTHLQAALPTPLTAIEVAERYAAVFERVASRVA, from the coding sequence ATGCCCCCCGATGGCGGGCGGATTGCGATTTTCAGCCATACGCACCCGTCCATCACATCGGGCGGCGCGGAGATTTCGGCCTACAATCTGTTTCGCGGACTGCGCGATCTTGGCTGGGATGCGATCCTTGTCGCCGCCTGCGATGAGGACCTTCTGGATCAAATCAGCCTGGGCCCCGACGAATATGCGCTGCCGGTGCGCGGCTGGCTCTACGATCACTTTTATCACATCGCCTCGGGCGACGTTCGCCGATCACTTCTGCGCCTGCTGCAGGAGCAGAAGGTCACGTTGTTCAATGCCCACCACTTCCTGCACATCGGCGTTGGCGCATTTGCCGATATCGCCGCGGCAGGCATCGATGTGGTGGTCACGTTGCATGAATATTTGGCGATCTGTCACAATCACGGGCAGCTCGTGACGCGACAAGGGCAGATGCTTTGCCAGGGGCCCTCCCCTTCTTCGTGTCACAAATGCTATCCGGAGCACAGCCGCCAGCAGTTTGCCGTCCGGCAGCAGCATGTCGAGGCAGCGTTCGAGCACGTGTCGGCATTCGTTTCGCCAAGCCACTTTCTCGCCGAGAAGATGGTCGAACAGTGCGTGCCGCATGATCGGATCACCGTCATCGAGAACGGCGTGCTCTCCGCACCAGTACCAGAGCAACCGCGACAGCCGCATCGTACCTGGAAATTTGGCTATTTCGGCCAGATCAACCCGTTTAAGGGGCTCGGCGTGCTTCTCGATGCCTGCGCAATCCTGGCGCAGGATCCGGCGCGTGCAGCAAGCGTGCGGATCGCCGTTCACGGCCACTTCGTCGGCCAGTCCTCCGCCTTTATTGACCGGTTCAACGCGGCAGTGGAGGCATATCCCTTCCTCACCTATCTTGGCCCCTACAACAACGGCAGCGTGGCGCAGCTGATGGCTGCCTGCGACTATGTTGTGATGCCCAGCACTTGGTGGGAGAACTCTCCCGTCGTGATCCAAGAGGCTTTCGCCGCGCGGCGTCCCGTCATCTGCACCGGGATCGGCGGCATGGCCGAAAAGGTCATCCCCGGCCAGACCGGCCTGCACTTCGCTCGCAACGATCCCGCAGATCTCGCAGACCGGATCATCCAAGCCTCGGACGAAAATCTCTACACGCACCTTCAAGCCGCATTGCCGACGCCGTTGACGGCGATCGAGGTGGCGGAGCGCTATGCCGCGGTGTTCGAGCGCGTCGCCAGCAGGGTCGCCTGA
- a CDS encoding CsgG/HfaB family protein has product MRTPIFIAAAAALLAGFPATAQNKGSSAHQAQQKGEAQIPVCTKRLGSLAIVEPDNQWWRELNLGSPEAIIKIFVQKSGCFTMVNRGRAMASRNMERAMADSGELQANSNLGKGQVRAADYFLQPDIVTANRNSGGGGLGGVLGGVGGLFGGAGSAIGAIAGGINVKKGEAKTTLSLVNARTTEEEAMTEGYARKSDISFGGGGGVFSGGTFGGAAGGGYQDTAIGQIIVLSYLDAYTKLVSQLGGLPDNAAAAAPRAQ; this is encoded by the coding sequence ATGCGCACGCCCATCTTTATTGCCGCAGCAGCCGCACTGCTCGCCGGCTTTCCTGCCACAGCGCAGAACAAGGGTTCGTCCGCTCATCAGGCGCAACAGAAGGGTGAGGCGCAGATCCCCGTGTGCACCAAGCGATTGGGTTCGCTGGCAATCGTGGAGCCCGACAATCAATGGTGGCGTGAGCTGAATCTTGGCAGCCCAGAGGCCATCATCAAGATCTTCGTGCAGAAATCCGGCTGCTTCACCATGGTAAACCGTGGCCGCGCGATGGCCAGTCGTAACATGGAACGCGCGATGGCCGACTCGGGAGAGCTCCAGGCCAATTCGAACCTGGGCAAAGGCCAGGTACGCGCCGCCGATTACTTTCTGCAGCCCGACATTGTCACCGCAAACCGCAACTCGGGCGGCGGCGGCCTGGGCGGGGTACTCGGGGGTGTGGGCGGCCTGTTCGGCGGCGCGGGGAGCGCCATCGGCGCCATCGCGGGTGGCATCAACGTGAAGAAGGGTGAAGCCAAGACCACGCTCAGCCTGGTGAATGCCCGCACCACCGAGGAGGAGGCGATGACGGAGGGCTATGCCCGCAAGTCGGACATCAGCTTCGGTGGGGGCGGAGGCGTATTTTCCGGCGGCACGTTCGGCGGGGCCGCTGGCGGCGGCTACCAGGACACGGCGATCGGCCAGATCATCGTGCTGAGCTATCTCGACGCTTATACGAAGCTGGTGTCGCAACTCGGCGGTCTGCCGGACAATGCGGCCGCTGCCGCACCGCGCGCGCAGTGA
- the lepA gene encoding translation elongation factor 4, which translates to MATELSKIRNFSIIAHIDHGKSTLADRLIQRTGGLSEREMSAQVLDNMEIEKERGITIKAQTVRLEWKGHVLNLMDTPGHVDFAYEVSRSLAACEGALLVVDAAQGVEAQTLANVYQSIEHDHEIVPVINKIDLPAAEPEKVKAEIEEVIGLDASGAVLASAKSGIGIEEILDAVVERIPAPKGDANAPLKAMLVDSWYDPYLGVVILVRVIDGTLKKGQQVTFMQAGTQHLVDRVGCFRPKIEQLTDLGPGEIGFITAQIKDVAQARVGDTLTDAKRPAAEPLPGFKEVQPVVFCGLFPVDANDFEKLRESISKLRLNDASFSFEMETSAALGFGFRCGFLGLLHLEIIQERLTREYDLDLITTAPSVVYEIELTHEGGQIELHNPADMPDPNKIEMIAEPWIEATIYVPDEYLGSILKLCQDRRGIQKNLTYVGGRAQVTYELPLNEVVFDFYDRLKSISRGYASFDYHQIGYREGDLVKMSILVNNEPVDALSMIVHRGSAETRGRGMCERLKDLIPRHMFKIPIQAAIGGKVIARETIAALRKDVTAKCYGGDATRKRKLLEKQKEGKKRMREYGSVSIPQEAFIAALRMGDDA; encoded by the coding sequence GTGGCGACTGAGCTTTCCAAGATCCGTAACTTCTCGATCATCGCGCATATCGACCATGGCAAGTCGACCCTGGCGGACCGGCTGATCCAGCGCACCGGGGGCCTCTCCGAGCGCGAGATGAGCGCGCAAGTGCTTGATAACATGGAGATCGAGAAGGAGCGGGGGATCACCATCAAGGCGCAGACGGTGCGCCTGGAATGGAAAGGCCATGTCCTGAACCTGATGGACACGCCCGGCCACGTCGACTTCGCCTATGAGGTCAGCCGCAGCCTCGCCGCGTGCGAGGGCGCGCTGCTCGTCGTGGACGCGGCGCAGGGCGTGGAGGCGCAGACGCTCGCCAACGTGTACCAGTCGATCGAGCATGACCATGAGATCGTGCCCGTCATCAACAAGATTGACCTGCCCGCGGCCGAACCCGAAAAGGTGAAGGCCGAGATCGAGGAGGTGATCGGCCTGGACGCGAGCGGCGCGGTGCTGGCCAGCGCCAAATCCGGCATCGGCATCGAGGAAATCCTGGACGCGGTGGTCGAGCGCATCCCGGCACCCAAGGGCGACGCCAACGCGCCGCTGAAGGCGATGCTGGTCGACAGCTGGTACGACCCGTACCTTGGCGTCGTCATCCTGGTGCGCGTGATCGACGGCACGCTGAAGAAGGGCCAGCAGGTGACCTTCATGCAGGCCGGCACGCAGCATCTGGTGGACCGCGTCGGCTGTTTCCGCCCCAAGATCGAGCAGCTGACCGACCTCGGCCCCGGCGAGATCGGCTTCATCACCGCACAGATCAAGGACGTGGCGCAGGCGCGCGTCGGCGACACGCTGACCGACGCCAAGAGGCCTGCGGCCGAGCCGCTGCCGGGCTTCAAGGAAGTGCAGCCGGTGGTGTTCTGCGGCCTCTTCCCGGTCGACGCCAACGATTTCGAGAAACTGCGCGAATCGATCAGCAAGCTGCGCCTGAACGACGCCAGCTTCTCCTTCGAGATGGAGACCAGCGCCGCGCTTGGCTTCGGCTTCCGCTGCGGCTTCCTGGGGCTGCTCCACCTGGAGATCATCCAGGAGCGGCTGACGCGCGAATATGACCTGGACCTCATCACCACCGCGCCGAGCGTGGTGTATGAGATCGAGCTGACGCATGAGGGCGGGCAGATCGAGCTGCACAACCCGGCCGACATGCCCGATCCCAACAAGATCGAGATGATCGCCGAGCCGTGGATCGAGGCGACGATCTACGTCCCCGACGAATATCTCGGCTCCATCCTGAAGCTGTGCCAGGACCGCCGCGGCATCCAGAAGAACCTGACATACGTCGGCGGGCGCGCGCAGGTTACGTACGAACTGCCGCTCAACGAAGTGGTGTTCGACTTCTACGACCGGCTGAAGAGCATCAGCCGCGGCTATGCCAGCTTCGACTATCACCAGATCGGCTATCGCGAGGGCGACCTCGTCAAGATGAGCATCCTGGTGAACAACGAGCCGGTCGACGCTCTGAGCATGATCGTCCACCGCGGATCGGCGGAAACGCGCGGGCGCGGCATGTGCGAGCGGCTGAAGGACCTGATCCCGCGCCATATGTTCAAGATCCCGATCCAGGCGGCGATCGGCGGCAAGGTGATCGCGCGCGAGACGATCGCCGCGCTGCGCAAGGACGTGACCGCGAAATGCTATGGCGGCGACGCGACGCGCAAGCGCAAGCTGCTGGAGAAGCAGAAGGAAGGCAAGAAGCGCATGCGGGAATATGGCTCGGTGAGCATCCCGCAGGAGGCGTTTATTGCAGCGCTGAGGATGGGGGATGACGCGTAG
- a CDS encoding stability determinant produces MNELSPIVSEFDSEEAAEAYDAWFRAKVAASLADDRPVVAHDDAMAQVRAIIDGHNRAGKHACGWSGAAGR; encoded by the coding sequence GTGAACGAACTTTCGCCCATCGTGTCCGAGTTCGACAGCGAGGAAGCGGCCGAGGCCTATGACGCCTGGTTTCGCGCCAAGGTAGCCGCGTCATTGGCAGATGATCGGCCGGTCGTCGCCCATGACGATGCCATGGCGCAGGTGCGGGCGATCATCGACGGGCACAATCGTGCAGGCAAACACGCTTGCGGCTGGTCTGGCGCGGCAGGGCGCTGA
- a CDS encoding type II toxin-antitoxin system RelE/ParE family toxin gives MRLVWRGRALNVLKAIVSYIAERNVAAARRLQEDIEACAERLPDHPFMYRRGRVAGTREAVVHPNYILVYQVGRDALEIVSVMHSRRSYS, from the coding sequence TTGCGGCTGGTCTGGCGCGGCAGGGCGCTGAATGTTCTAAAGGCGATTGTTTCCTACATAGCCGAACGGAACGTGGCGGCGGCGCGGCGTTTGCAAGAGGACATCGAGGCGTGCGCGGAGCGCTTGCCTGATCATCCCTTCATGTATCGGCGCGGGCGTGTAGCCGGTACACGTGAGGCGGTCGTGCACCCCAACTATATTCTGGTTTATCAGGTAGGCCGCGACGCGCTCGAGATCGTAAGCGTGATGCATAGTCGGCGAAGCTATTCCTAA
- a CDS encoding pentapeptide repeat-containing protein: MIEKLERVVSMLKSDSHELQYLVKLSGRDAFRFFNGADLTGLDLSSQNLSGMNFDGADLRFSNLSSISFDPGCFNLSVLDRNQQWLRDEYEFNAEEIINFPARDLLVFVKFRAGLMDAIISMLGISLENFSVHAGISTSSLRKARANKVVAIETSQSIIAGCRKLFFQDKREPLKKYISLIEQPCAALLVGGNNKPFETISHQRLEHLLLLRRLRLKDSELRHGGSVPAYLQHRDTAEYLRYFEDLVNRVDLYE, encoded by the coding sequence ATGATTGAGAAGCTGGAACGCGTTGTGTCTATGCTGAAAAGCGATTCACACGAGTTGCAATATCTAGTCAAGTTGTCAGGACGAGATGCGTTTAGATTCTTCAATGGTGCGGATCTGACCGGTTTAGACCTTTCATCTCAAAACCTTTCGGGAATGAACTTCGACGGCGCCGACTTGCGGTTCTCTAATCTGAGCAGCATTTCCTTCGATCCGGGTTGCTTTAACCTTAGTGTTCTTGATCGAAACCAGCAATGGTTGCGTGACGAGTACGAATTTAATGCGGAAGAGATAATAAACTTCCCCGCTAGAGACCTGTTAGTATTTGTAAAATTCAGAGCGGGTCTCATGGATGCTATAATATCTATGCTTGGGATATCTCTTGAAAACTTCTCTGTTCATGCTGGTATAAGCACATCATCACTACGCAAGGCCAGGGCTAATAAAGTGGTCGCGATAGAGACGTCGCAGTCTATTATCGCAGGATGTAGGAAGCTATTTTTTCAGGACAAAAGAGAGCCCCTGAAAAAATACATCTCTTTAATAGAGCAGCCTTGTGCGGCTCTCCTTGTGGGTGGGAACAACAAACCTTTTGAAACTATCAGTCATCAAAGGCTTGAGCACTTGCTCCTTCTTCGTCGTCTTCGCTTAAAGGACAGTGAATTAAGGCATGGTGGAAGTGTGCCGGCCTACTTGCAGCATAGGGATACTGCTGAGTATTTGAGATATTTCGAAGACTTGGTGAACCGAGTTGACCTTTACGAATAA
- the purL gene encoding phosphoribosylformylglycinamidine synthase subunit PurL translates to MTAITAEVVAEHGLSPEEYDRVLHALGREPNLVELGIFSVMWSEHCSYKSSRIHLKKLPTEAPWVICGPGENAGVIDIGDGQAAIFKMESHNHPSYIEPYQGAATGVGGILRDVFTMGARPVANMNALRFGRPDHPKMRHLISGVVHGIGGYGNCVGVPTVGGEVNFHPAYDGNILVNAMTVGVADTDKIFYSAASGVGNPIVYVGSKTGRDGIHGATMASADFGEDAEEKRPTVQVGDPFTEKLLIEACLELMASDAIVAIQDMGAAGLTSSSVEMASKGGVGIELVMDDVPQRETGMTPYEMMLSESQERMLMVLKPGREAFAEAIFRKWELDFAVIGHVTDTGRMVLKWQGDVVCDIPLAPLADEAPLYDRPHVPTPPAKALVNVPECKDIAADLLTLMGSPDIASRRWIWEQYDHMVGADTVQRPGGDAAVVRVHGTDKALAITTDCTPRYCYADPVEGGKQAVAETWRNLTAVGAKPLAITNCLNFANPQRPEIMGQIVGCLDGMGEACRALDYPIVSGNVSLYNESKATGGGSAILPTPAIGGVGLMADWTKSATIAFKGSGDVILAVGTRRGDLGQSLWLREVHGREEGPPPRVDLQQEKATGDLIRQAIDLGQLSAVHDVSDGGIAVTLAEMALAGNIGAMIDRKQPYDCAHSFFAEDQGVYIVTVHDHALADFLHAALDAGVEAEPMGRTGGKRLIFERPDRDDVVSLDALREAHEAFFPKLMGAEVSLEG, encoded by the coding sequence ATGACCGCCATCACTGCTGAAGTCGTCGCCGAACACGGCCTGTCCCCCGAGGAATATGACCGCGTGCTCCACGCGCTCGGCCGCGAGCCGAACCTGGTGGAACTCGGCATCTTCTCGGTGATGTGGTCGGAGCATTGCTCCTACAAATCCTCGCGAATCCACCTCAAGAAGCTGCCGACCGAGGCGCCCTGGGTGATCTGCGGCCCGGGCGAGAATGCCGGCGTCATCGACATCGGTGACGGTCAGGCCGCGATCTTCAAGATGGAGTCGCACAACCACCCGTCGTACATCGAGCCCTATCAGGGCGCGGCGACCGGCGTCGGCGGTATCCTGCGCGACGTGTTCACGATGGGCGCGCGGCCCGTGGCGAACATGAACGCTTTGCGCTTCGGCCGCCCCGATCACCCGAAGATGCGCCACCTCATCTCGGGCGTGGTTCATGGCATCGGCGGTTATGGCAATTGCGTCGGCGTGCCCACCGTAGGCGGCGAGGTGAACTTCCACCCCGCCTATGACGGCAACATCCTCGTCAACGCGATGACGGTCGGCGTCGCCGACACCGACAAGATCTTCTATTCGGCCGCCAGCGGCGTCGGCAATCCGATCGTCTATGTCGGCTCGAAGACAGGCCGCGACGGCATCCACGGTGCGACGATGGCCTCCGCCGATTTCGGCGAGGATGCCGAGGAAAAGCGCCCCACCGTGCAGGTCGGCGATCCGTTCACCGAGAAGCTGCTGATCGAGGCCTGTCTCGAGCTGATGGCCTCCGACGCGATCGTCGCGATTCAGGACATGGGCGCGGCGGGCCTCACCTCCTCCAGCGTCGAGATGGCGTCCAAGGGCGGTGTCGGCATCGAGCTGGTCATGGACGACGTGCCCCAGCGCGAAACCGGCATGACGCCGTACGAGATGATGCTCTCCGAATCGCAGGAGCGCATGCTGATGGTGCTCAAGCCCGGCCGCGAAGCCTTCGCCGAGGCGATCTTCCGCAAGTGGGAGCTGGATTTCGCGGTCATCGGCCATGTCACCGATACCGGCCGCATGGTGCTGAAATGGCAGGGCGATGTGGTCTGCGACATTCCGCTCGCCCCGCTCGCCGACGAGGCCCCGCTCTACGATCGTCCGCACGTCCCCACCCCGCCCGCCAAGGCGCTGGTGAACGTGCCGGAGTGCAAGGACATTGCCGCCGATCTCCTGACCCTGATGGGCTCGCCCGACATCGCCTCGCGCCGCTGGATCTGGGAGCAATACGACCACATGGTCGGCGCCGACACCGTCCAGCGCCCCGGCGGTGACGCCGCGGTCGTCCGCGTCCACGGCACCGACAAGGCGCTGGCGATCACCACCGATTGCACCCCGCGCTATTGCTACGCCGACCCGGTCGAGGGCGGCAAGCAGGCGGTCGCCGAGACGTGGCGTAACCTCACCGCCGTCGGCGCGAAGCCGCTCGCGATCACCAACTGCCTGAACTTCGCCAACCCCCAGCGCCCCGAGATCATGGGCCAGATCGTCGGCTGCCTCGACGGCATGGGCGAGGCGTGCCGCGCGCTCGACTATCCGATCGTCTCCGGCAACGTCTCGCTCTACAATGAGTCGAAGGCGACCGGCGGCGGCAGCGCGATCCTCCCCACCCCCGCGATCGGCGGCGTCGGCCTGATGGCGGACTGGACCAAGAGCGCCACCATCGCCTTCAAGGGCTCGGGCGACGTGATCCTCGCGGTCGGCACGCGCCGCGGCGATCTCGGCCAGTCGCTCTGGCTGCGCGAGGTGCACGGCCGCGAGGAAGGCCCACCGCCCCGCGTCGACCTCCAGCAGGAGAAGGCGACCGGCGATCTCATCCGCCAGGCGATCGACCTTGGCCAGCTCTCCGCCGTCCATGACGTCTCCGATGGCGGCATCGCCGTCACGCTCGCGGAAATGGCGCTCGCCGGCAACATCGGCGCGATGATCGACCGCAAGCAGCCCTATGATTGCGCGCACAGCTTCTTCGCCGAGGATCAGGGCGTCTACATCGTCACCGTCCACGATCACGCGCTGGCCGATTTCCTCCACGCCGCGCTCGACGCCGGGGTGGAGGCTGAGCCGATGGGCCGCACCGGCGGCAAGCGCCTGATCTTCGAGCGGCCCGATCGCGACGATGTCGTCTCGCTCGACGCGCTGCGAGAGGCGCACGAAGCCTTCTTCCCGAAGCTCATGGGCGCGGAGGTATCGCTGGAGGGCTGA
- a CDS encoding phospholipase D-like domain-containing protein: MNLPEEARWRIERASRAAVVIDADTYFRVARAAMMKARKQILLVGWDFDARIRLAWKDEPPGVPTEVGEFINWLVKRRPDLNVYILRWDKGALKTLFRGKTLWTLTKWRFLRKRIHLKLDGHHPVGASQHQKIVVIDDCLAFCGGIDMTDERWDTRAHLDDDPHRTSPRGFANGPWHDATTALEGPIAAALGDLCRTRWQIAGGEAIPVPHAPVDCWPADLKPDFRNIDVAISRSQPEYGPQESIREIEQLYLALIARAKRRIYAESQYFASRRVAEAIARRLDEPDGPEIVIINPVTAQGWLEPIAMDTARARLFQALKQRDVHGRLRLYHPHTAGGTPIYVHAKVLVIDEEVIRIGSSNFNNRSLRLDTECDVTIEQDGDQIAAIRDDLIAEHLGTEPATVTEAIAAYGLIGAIERLRGRGKTLVPYEVPDLTGVEAWLADNKILDPEGPEEMFEPLTKRQRLLARLKRKRHRRVA, encoded by the coding sequence GTGAACCTGCCCGAAGAGGCCCGCTGGCGCATCGAACGCGCGAGCCGCGCCGCGGTGGTGATCGACGCCGACACCTATTTTCGCGTCGCGCGCGCCGCCATGATGAAGGCGCGCAAGCAGATCCTGCTGGTCGGCTGGGATTTCGACGCGCGCATCCGCCTCGCCTGGAAGGATGAGCCGCCCGGCGTTCCCACGGAGGTCGGCGAGTTCATCAACTGGCTGGTCAAGCGCCGCCCCGATCTCAACGTCTATATTCTGCGCTGGGACAAGGGCGCGTTGAAGACGCTGTTTCGTGGCAAGACGCTGTGGACGCTCACCAAATGGCGTTTCCTGCGCAAGCGTATCCACCTGAAGCTCGATGGCCATCATCCGGTCGGCGCGTCGCAGCATCAGAAGATCGTGGTGATCGACGATTGCCTCGCCTTTTGCGGTGGCATCGACATGACGGACGAGCGCTGGGACACGCGCGCGCATCTCGATGATGATCCGCACCGCACCTCCCCCAGAGGTTTTGCCAACGGTCCGTGGCATGACGCGACAACGGCGCTCGAGGGGCCGATCGCCGCCGCGCTGGGCGACTTGTGCCGCACACGCTGGCAGATCGCGGGGGGTGAAGCCATTCCGGTGCCGCACGCTCCGGTTGATTGCTGGCCGGCAGACCTGAAGCCCGATTTCCGCAACATCGACGTCGCCATCTCCCGATCGCAGCCGGAATATGGCCCGCAGGAATCGATCCGGGAGATTGAGCAGCTCTACCTCGCGCTGATCGCCCGGGCGAAGCGGCGCATTTACGCTGAAAGCCAGTATTTCGCCTCGCGCCGGGTCGCCGAGGCGATCGCCCGGCGGCTCGATGAGCCGGACGGGCCGGAAATCGTCATCATCAATCCGGTCACCGCGCAGGGCTGGCTTGAACCGATCGCGATGGACACCGCGCGCGCCCGGCTGTTTCAGGCGTTGAAGCAGCGTGACGTCCACGGCCGCCTGCGCCTGTACCACCCGCACACCGCCGGCGGCACGCCGATCTACGTTCATGCCAAGGTGCTGGTGATCGATGAGGAAGTGATCCGCATCGGCTCTTCCAATTTCAACAATCGCTCGCTCCGCCTCGACACGGAGTGCGACGTGACGATCGAGCAGGACGGCGATCAGATTGCCGCGATCCGCGATGATCTGATCGCGGAGCACCTTGGGACCGAACCGGCCACCGTAACCGAAGCCATCGCCGCTTATGGCCTGATCGGCGCGATTGAGCGGCTGCGCGGTCGGGGCAAGACGCTCGTGCCCTATGAGGTTCCCGATCTCACCGGCGTGGAGGCGTGGCTGGCCGACAACAAGATCCTGGATCCGGAAGGTCCGGAGGAAATGTTCGAGCCATTGACCAAGCGGCAGCGCCTGCTCGCCCGATTGAAACGGAAACGTCACCGCCGCGTCGCGTGA
- a CDS encoding arsenate reductase family protein, which yields MKATIWHNPRCSKSRETLAILNDAGIDVTIVEYLKSPPSRDELARLYARAGIAPGNAMRKDAPKAATDDAALDTMAADPATIERPLVETEKGVVLARPPERVRTIL from the coding sequence TTGAAGGCGACGATCTGGCACAATCCGCGCTGCTCCAAGTCCCGCGAGACGCTGGCGATCCTCAACGATGCGGGCATTGACGTCACGATCGTCGAATATCTGAAATCCCCGCCCAGCCGGGACGAACTCGCGCGCCTCTACGCCCGCGCCGGCATCGCGCCGGGCAATGCGATGCGCAAGGACGCGCCCAAGGCCGCTACCGATGATGCGGCGCTCGACACCATGGCGGCCGATCCCGCGACGATCGAACGCCCGCTGGTCGAAACGGAAAAGGGCGTCGTTCTCGCGCGCCCGCCCGAACGCGTCCGCACCATCCTGTGA
- the accC gene encoding acetyl-CoA carboxylase biotin carboxylase subunit has product MPEIKKLLIANRGEIALRIHRACHEMGIKTVAVHSTADADAMHVRLADEAICIGPPAAAESYLNIANIISAAEISGADAIHPGYGFLSENAKFAEIVEAHGLIFVGPKPEHIRTMGDKVEAKRTAGALGLPLVPGSDGALTDSAEAKRLARDIGYPVLIKAASGGGGRGMKVVPTEDEMDTLMAQAGSEAKAAFGDATVYMEKYLGNPRHIEFQVFGDGNGNAIHLGERDCSLQRRHQKVLEEAPSPIISAEERERMGGIVAKAMADMGYRGAGTIEFLWENGEFYFIEMNTRLQVEHPVTEAITGLDLVREQIRIAEGHPLTLRQEDVVFRGHAIECRINAEDPRTFAPSPGLVKQYHAPGGMHVRVDSGLYAGYKVPPYYDSMIAKLIVYGTTRQGALRRLRRALEEFVIEGMKTTIPLHQALLDDPEFQKGDYTIKWLEEWLARQQ; this is encoded by the coding sequence ATGCCGGAAATCAAGAAGCTCCTGATCGCCAATCGCGGTGAGATCGCGCTGCGCATCCACCGCGCCTGCCATGAAATGGGGATCAAGACCGTCGCGGTGCACTCCACCGCCGATGCGGACGCGATGCACGTCCGCCTCGCCGACGAGGCGATCTGCATCGGGCCGCCCGCTGCGGCGGAGAGCTATCTCAACATCGCCAACATCATCTCGGCCGCGGAAATCTCCGGCGCGGATGCGATCCACCCCGGCTATGGCTTCCTCAGCGAGAACGCCAAGTTTGCCGAAATCGTCGAGGCGCACGGGCTGATCTTCGTCGGGCCGAAGCCCGAGCATATCCGCACCATGGGCGACAAGGTGGAGGCGAAGCGCACCGCCGGCGCGCTCGGCCTGCCGCTCGTCCCCGGCTCGGATGGCGCGCTGACCGATTCGGCCGAGGCCAAGCGCCTCGCGCGTGACATCGGCTATCCGGTGCTCATCAAGGCCGCGAGCGGCGGCGGCGGGCGCGGCATGAAGGTCGTGCCGACTGAGGACGAGATGGACACGCTGATGGCGCAGGCCGGCAGCGAGGCGAAGGCCGCGTTCGGCGACGCCACCGTCTATATGGAAAAGTATCTCGGCAACCCGCGCCATATCGAATTCCAGGTGTTCGGCGACGGCAACGGGAATGCGATTCACCTCGGCGAGCGCGATTGCTCGCTCCAGCGCCGCCACCAGAAGGTGCTGGAGGAAGCCCCCTCCCCGATCATCTCCGCCGAAGAGCGCGAGCGGATGGGCGGCATCGTGGCGAAGGCGATGGCCGACATGGGCTATCGCGGTGCGGGCACGATCGAGTTCCTGTGGGAAAACGGTGAGTTCTACTTCATCGAGATGAACACCCGGCTTCAGGTGGAGCATCCGGTGACCGAGGCGATCACCGGCCTCGATCTCGTTCGTGAACAGATCCGCATCGCCGAGGGCCATCCGCTGACGCTGCGCCAGGAGGACGTCGTCTTCCGCGGCCACGCCATCGAATGCCGCATCAATGCCGAGGACCCGCGCACCTTCGCGCCCTCGCCGGGCCTGGTGAAGCAATATCACGCCCCCGGCGGCATGCACGTGCGCGTCGATTCGGGCCTCTACGCCGGCTACAAGGTGCCGCCTTATTACGACAGCATGATCGCCAAGCTGATCGTCTATGGCACCACCCGCCAGGGCGCGCTTCGCCGCCTGCGCCGCGCGCTGGAGGAGTTCGTGATCGAGGGGATGAAGACCACCATCCCGCTCCACCAGGCGCTGCTGGACGATCCCGAGTTCCAGAAGGGCGACTATACGATCAAGTGGCTGGAGGAATGGCTGGCTCGCCAACAATAA